The region CGTGCCCGGAGATGACCAGCACGGGAATCGACGGATCGCGGCGCTTCATCTCGTCGAGCAGATCCAGCCCGTCGAGTTTCGAGTCTTTCAGCCAAACGTCGAGCAACACGAGCGACGGACGCCGGGCGGCGATTGCCTCCAGCGCGGCGTCGCTGTCGGCGGCAGTGCGCGCATCATAGCCTTCGTCTTCCAGGACACCCGATACGAGTTCCCGGATATCGCGTTCGTCATCGACGATGAGGATGTCGAGCGCCATGATTTATGTCCGTATCTTGAGGTCTGAGGGGCGACGGCCGACATCGTCTTCGTCTTCGGCGTCGCTGCCGGTGTCGAGCCGGGCGAGCGCGGCGGCATCGAACCGCATCGTAACGAGGGTGCCACCGCCCTCGCGGTCGGCGAAGGTCATCGTGCCGCAATGCTCCTCGACGATCTTGTTGACGATCGCGAGTCCTAGCCCGGTACCGCGCGCCCGCGTCGTCATATAGGGTTCGACGATGCGGTCGCGCGCGGCGGGCAGGCCGACGCCATTGTCGGAAATCTCCACGGTCACCTGCCGCGCCGGATCGCCGGACAGGGTCATGATGACCTCGCCATCCTCGGCGTCCCTGGCCTCGATCGCCTCGATCGCGTTCTTGACGATATTGGTCAGCGCCTGCCCGATCTGACGCCGATCGCATACCAGATCGATCGCTTTGCGATCGTGCTCCAGCGCGACCCGAACGCCGGGATGCGCGACCTCGTGCAGGAACTGCGCCTGGCGGGCGATGTCCACCAGCGATTCGCGCTTGAACAGCGGCTTGGGCATGCGCGCGAAGGACGAGAATTCGTCGACCATGCGGCGCAGATCGCCGACCTGGCGAATGATCGTCTCGGTCAGGCGAGCGAACGTACCGTCGTCGTTGACGATCTGCTTGCCGTAGCGGCGCTGCAAGCGTTCGGCGGCGAGCTGGATCGGGGTCAGCGGGTTCTTGATCTCGTGCGCGATGCGGCGCGCGACGTCCGACCAGGCGGCGCGGCGCTGATCGAGCAATTGCTGGGTGATGTCGTCGAAGGTGAGGATCGGCCCGGCGGCGGCGCGGGCGATGCGCACCGCCAGCGTGCGTGCCTCGCCATGCGCATCGACCTCGACGATCGCATCGCGCTGATCGGTATCGATCAACGCGGCGAGTTCGGGGGCGATATCGGCCAGTTGGCGTCCTACAGGGCTATCCTCGCCGGTGTTGAGCAATTCCGCCGCAGACCGGTTGATCAGCCGGATCGTGCCATCGCCGGCGATCGAGACGACTCCCGCGCTGACCCCGGACATCACCGCCTCGATCAGCGCCCGGCGGCTTTCAAGCGCGCCGGTCTGCGCCTGCAACCGGTCGGTCATCACGTTGAAGGCGTTGGCCAGCGTGCCGAACTCGTCGTTCGTGCCCGGGCGGGGCACACGCGCGGTAAGATCGCCCGAGGCCACCTTGTGCGCCGCCGCGACCAACTCGCCGACCGGCCGCACCAGCCGATCGGCGACGACCAACGCAATCCACACCGCTATGCCAACGATGAGCAGCGACACGACCATCAGCGCCGCATTGAAGCGAAGCTGCAGCGCACGCGAGCGGGTCTGCAACGCGCTGTAATCGGCGATGATCGCGTCGCCGCGCTTGAGCTGTACCGCCAGCCGATCCTCGATCAGTCGCGAAGTGTAGAGGTACGTATCCTTGCCGAACGCCAGTTTCACCGCCGCGCCGACTCGCTTGTTGTCGGTGATCGGCACGACCTGCTCACCGCGATCCAGCCGGTCCATCACCGCGCGGCTGATGATGTTCTCGGTCGATCGGCCGTACGGGTTGAGCACGATCAACGGGTTGGCCTCGCCCTTGCGGACGATCATAGCTTCGGAAAGTTCGCGATTATAGGTCTGAAGGAACAGCAATTCCTGGAAACGCTTGGCATCGATCGGGATGGTCTGGAGATAGCCGACCAGATCCGGCCCCATCGCGATCGCATTGCCCTCGACGCGCTCCACCTCGCGCTGGAAATTCTCCTGCACCAGCGACCGGGCGTTGCCGACCAAGGCGGCGGTGCGCTGCGACGACCAGAATTCGACGCCGTACTGGAACAGCAAGGAGGCGAAGATCACCACCAGCAAGGTCGGCACGGCGGCGATCAGCGAGAACATCGCGACGAGTTGGACGTGCAGCCTGGCCCTGCCACCGATCGGCGATCGTGCCGCGCGCCGCACCGCAATGCGCCGGCCCAGCAGCACCAGCAACGCGATTCCGGGCAGCAGGTTGGAGACCAGCAGGAAGGCGACGACCGGCGGCGTCAGGATGTTTTGTGGCGTCCCACTGGACTTGAGCAGGAAATAACTCCCCACCGCGATCGCGATCGCGACGATGAGCACGACCAGTTCGACGAAGGGCATCACGCTGAACCGGTGGTTCGTCGCTGTCGGGGCTT is a window of Sphingomonas sp. Leaf357 DNA encoding:
- a CDS encoding sensor histidine kinase — its product is MTAETITMEAPTATNHRFSVMPFVELVVLIVAIAIAVGSYFLLKSSGTPQNILTPPVVAFLLVSNLLPGIALLVLLGRRIAVRRAARSPIGGRARLHVQLVAMFSLIAAVPTLLVVIFASLLFQYGVEFWSSQRTAALVGNARSLVQENFQREVERVEGNAIAMGPDLVGYLQTIPIDAKRFQELLFLQTYNRELSEAMIVRKGEANPLIVLNPYGRSTENIISRAVMDRLDRGEQVVPITDNKRVGAAVKLAFGKDTYLYTSRLIEDRLAVQLKRGDAIIADYSALQTRSRALQLRFNAALMVVSLLIVGIAVWIALVVADRLVRPVGELVAAAHKVASGDLTARVPRPGTNDEFGTLANAFNVMTDRLQAQTGALESRRALIEAVMSGVSAGVVSIAGDGTIRLINRSAAELLNTGEDSPVGRQLADIAPELAALIDTDQRDAIVEVDAHGEARTLAVRIARAAAGPILTFDDITQQLLDQRRAAWSDVARRIAHEIKNPLTPIQLAAERLQRRYGKQIVNDDGTFARLTETIIRQVGDLRRMVDEFSSFARMPKPLFKRESLVDIARQAQFLHEVAHPGVRVALEHDRKAIDLVCDRRQIGQALTNIVKNAIEAIEARDAEDGEVIMTLSGDPARQVTVEISDNGVGLPAARDRIVEPYMTTRARGTGLGLAIVNKIVEEHCGTMTFADREGGGTLVTMRFDAAALARLDTGSDAEDEDDVGRRPSDLKIRT